One genomic window of Osmia bicornis bicornis chromosome 5, iOsmBic2.1, whole genome shotgun sequence includes the following:
- the LOC114871005 gene encoding anoctamin-8 isoform X4, with product MPGGEGSPINLLDHRTSTTSGECANSDEDERTTATASSTMTTVSGGDGLRRRKVIHAAKETLDKASRLLRRKIPCTGHLMTPRRLWIQKVPTQECDVVMMFPSGASDETLMWLLGRLRAGTPGLVVHVRHHASSDSYSFYLTAPFSVLLKAAEEVHLPKTLRQEFGGGLKEFVGTESGCFEGSDDEARFFTTQERQSLVLHLLHTLRAGPQDLHSLSGLKMVEGQAIIPKCISAGIISQVFPLHELPALEKLQRTWVRAFLSPQPLDDICKYFGVKITMYFAWLGHYTTALIVPAAVGAIYWVGIIGRNQAVEDVAYVLFSVFNVIWATVYLETWKRRGAELAYRWGTLDQRDDLLVEPRPLFTGTLEISHVTGRLEPTYPRWKRNMFRYFVSVPVIAACLFFVFIVMILSFQIQDWWDARLESRGYGFWLSYVPKVLLAVVIALMDEAYFKVAVWLNDMENYRLDTEYENHLIYKVALFQFVNSFLSLFYIAFYLQDQERLKEQLAALLIARQVIGNLKESAVPYLIEQLRLARLSFELFGALSPSEARSPPGEENADENQKDAEDKSERSESGKSTQPRNVSQAELESSLYRVGHPTNSLLSDVTFKVSTKKYDGAFSEHLEMLSQLGYVCLFSSAFPLAAMAALLGNLLELRGDAFKLCFVLQRPFGRRVSNIGTWQNAMEAMGLVAIVVNCALIGLSGQVQRMFPEMSATQTILLIVALEHIMLGIRFIIICAIPDIPHWVATEMAKVEFLRREAVRRLSSTPSPEQQPATVIDGESEEQQLLTDRTGDATTSSLPDTPTLASTTHTPSSPPTPSAASVPRISETPSAAQTPGSAGSSDIGSPFLTDNGMGSVRDLHNSPRCSIPGGERGRRSREWLATEPEASGGSDHYSHHLTIGPHGGVDWVRRLGLEPGARKSSDSEIGGSGTVSGSGDELTLHRSTDCIVSKELASSSDSDLLRSAPPWTVAHRNQKFRFSPERERERERAEKLQYQQHQRDIQDHKQQAAEKEKESGALSDSSKTISSQEEEKPTKEDREAKKTRVKQSLMKRARSVAIFSLKLKERRAREAELKAKEAEKEARWQQPQSCVGGELSCIPIEKLISVDDIAAMELRRLNH from the exons ATGCCAGGCGGCGAGGGGTCCCCGATCAATCTCCTCGACCACCGTACATCGACCACTTCCGGCGAGTGCGCGAACAGTGACGAGGATGAGAGAACGACAGCCACCGCTTCCAGCACGATGACAACCGTCTCCGGGGGCGACGGTCTCAGACGGAGGAAGGTCATACACGCGGCCAAAGAAACCCTCGACAAAG CTTCCCGTCTCCTCAGACGGAAGATACCATGCACCGGCCACTTGATGACCCCCCGCCGCCTATGGATACAAAAGGTTCCAACTCAG GAATGCGACGTGGTGATGATGTTTCCAAGCGGAGCCAGCGACGAGACTCTGATGTGGCTTCTGGGTCGTCTTCGGGCTGGGACACCGGGCCTAGTTGTGCACGTGCGACACCACGCCTCGTCAGATAGCTACAGCTTCTACTTGACAGCCCCTTTTAGCGT ATTGTTGAAAGCAGCCGAGGAGGTACATTTACCGAAGACACTGCGACAGGAGTTCGGAGGAGGTCTGAAGGAGTTCGTTGGTACAGAATCGGGTTGCTTCGAAGGTAGCGACGACGAAGCACGATTCTTCACTACTCAGGAAAGGCAATCGTTGGTCCTGCACCTGCTGCATACTCTCAGAGCTGGACCTCAGGATCTTCACAGTCTGTCAGGTCTGAAGATGGTCGAAGGACAGGCAATTATTCCAAAGTGCATTTCCGCCGGGATCATATCCCAG GTCTTCCCTCTTCACGAATTGCCTGCGTTAGAGAAGTTACAAAGGACTTGGGTCCGCGCGTTCCTCAGCCCTCAACCCCTGGACGACATTTGTAAATACTTCGGTGTAAAGATTACCATGTATTTCGCCTGGCTCGGACATTACACCACCGCTTTAATCGTTCCAGCAGCAGTGGGTGCCATATATTGG GTCGGCATCATCGGCAGGAATCAAGCGGTGGAAGACGTAGCGTACGTTCTATTCTCCGTCTTCAACGTAATCTGGGCCACGGTTTATCTGGAGACCTGGAAGAGAAGAGGCGCCGAATTGGCCTACAGGTGGGGCACCTTGGATCAAAGAGACGACCTACTTGTCGAGCCTAGACCTTTGTTCACG GGTACGTTGGAGATCTCGCACGTGACAGGGAGACTGGAGCCAACTTATCCAAGGTGGAAGAGAAACATGTTTCGGTATTTCGTCAGCGTTCCCGTCATCGCTGCCTGCTTATTCTTCGTTTTCATCGTGATGATTCTCAGCTTTCAAATACAG GATTGGTGGGATGCTCGTCTAGAGTCGAGGGGATACGGTTTCTGGCTGAGCTACGTACCAAAAGTTTTACTCGCCGTGGTGATTGCATTAATGGACGAAGCTTACTTCAAAGTCGCCGTATGGTTAAACGACATGG AAAACTATCGGCTAGACACCGAGTACGAGAATCATCTGATCTACAAGGTGGCACTG TTTCAGTTTGTAAACTCCTTCCTATCGCTATTTTACATCGCCTTCTACCTACAAGATCAAGAGAGGCTGAAAGAG CAATTAGCCGCTCTACTGATAGCCCGTCAGGTGATCGGTAATCTGAAAGAATCCGCGGTACCATATCTGATCGAGCAGCTGAGGTTGGCACGTTTGAGCTTCGAGCTTTTCGGCGCGTTGAGCCCCAGCGAGGCGAGGTCACCACCGGGTGAGGAGAACGctgatgaaaaccagaaggaTGCCGAGGACAAAAGCGAACGATCCGAGAGCGGGAAGAGCACGCAACCGAGAAACGTCAGCCAGGCTGAGCTGGAAAGTTCCCTCTACAGAGTAGGGCATCCCACTAATTCTCTACTTAGTGACGTTACGTTCAAG GTATCGACGAAAAAG TACGATGGGGCGTTTTCGGAACACCTGGAAATGCTGTCGCAACTCGGTTACGTCTGCCTCTTCTCATCGGCTTTCCCTTTGGCTGCTATGGCAGCACTATTGGGAAATCTTCTCGAGCTACGAGGCGATGCCTTCAAGCTTTGCTTCGTGCTACAACGACCCTTCGGTAGAAGGGTTTCCAACATCGGTACTTGGCAA AACGCCATGGAAGCAATGGGTCTCGTCGCTATCGTAGTAaactgtgcattgatcggtctAAGCGGACAAGTGCAGCGAATGTTCCCTGAAATGTCTGCTACCCAAACGATCCTTCTAATAGTTGCCCTGGAACACATTATGCTCGGAATAAGGTTTATTATAATATGCGCGATTCCTGACATTCCGCACTGGGTAGCGACGGAAATGGCCAAAGTTGAATTCTTGAGAAGGGAGGCCGTTAGAAGGCTCTCCTCCACTCCGTCGCCTGAGCAACAACCGGCCACGGTGATAG ACGGAGAGAGCGAAGAACAACAACTGCTTACCGACCGTACCGGGGATGCGACCACCTCCAGTCTTCCAGACACACCGACTTTGGCGTCGACCACCCACACGCCGAGCAGCCCTCCGACACCTAGTGCAGCCTCCGTGCCAAGAATCTCGGAGACACCCTCCGCGGCTCAGACGCCGGGTAGCGCGGGAAGTAGCGACATCGGGTCGCCGTTCTTGACCGATAACGGCATGGGCAGCGTGCGGGATCTTCACAATTCTCCTAGGTGTTCCATTCCTGGCGGAGAACGAG GAAGACGTTCGAGAGAATGGCTAGCAACCGAGCCAGAAGCATCGGGTGGATCCGATCATTATAGCCATCATTTAACGATCGGACCTCACGGTGGTGTGGATTGGGTTCGAAGATTGGGTCTCGAGCCTGGTGCTCGAAAATCGAGCGATTCCGAAATCGGTGGGTCTGGGACGGTCAGTGGAAGCGGAGACGAACTGACTCTTCACAGATCCACCGATTGTATCGTCTCCAAAGAGCTTGCTTCTTCGTCGGACAGCGATCTACTTCG ATCGGCTCCACCGTGGACGGTAGCTCACAGAAATCAAAAGTTCCGTTTCTCCCCGGAGCGAGAGAGGGAACGAGAGAGGGCAGAGAAATTGCAGTATCAACAGCATCAACGAGATATCCAGGATCACAAACAACAGGCGGCTGAAAAGGAGAAAGAGTCCGGGGCTCTTTCGGATTCCAGTAAAACGATTTCTAgccaagaagaagagaaaccgACGAAGGAGGATCGGGAAGCGAAGAAAACCAGGGTGAAACAGAGCTTGATGAAGAGAGCCAGATCGGTCGCGATATTctcgttaaaattaaaagaacgCAGAGCCAGGGAGGCCGAATTAAAGGCGAAAGAAGCAGAGAAAGAAGCTAGGTGGCAACAGCCTCAATCGTGCGTCGGTGGCGAGCTCTCTTGCATTCCCATAGAAAAGCTTATATCCGTGGATGACATCGCAGCCATGGAATTACGCAGACTTAATCATTAG
- the LOC114871005 gene encoding anoctamin-8 isoform X1, translated as MPGGEGSPINLLDHRTSTTSGECANSDEDERTTATASSTMTTVSGGDGLRRRKVIHAAKETLDKASRLLRRKIPCTGHLMTPRRLWIQKVPTQECDVVMMFPSGASDETLMWLLGRLRAGTPGLVVHVRHHASSDSYSFYLTAPFSVLLKAAEEVHLPKTLRQEFGGGLKEFVGTESGCFEGSDDEARFFTTQERQSLVLHLLHTLRAGPQDLHSLSGLKMVEGQAIIPKCISAGIISQVFPLHELPALEKLQRTWVRAFLSPQPLDDICKYFGVKITMYFAWLGHYTTALIVPAAVGAIYWVGIIGRNQAVEDVAYVLFSVFNVIWATVYLETWKRRGAELAYRWGTLDQRDDLLVEPRPLFTGTLEISHVTGRLEPTYPRWKRNMFRYFVSVPVIAACLFFVFIVMILSFQIQDWWDARLESRGYGFWLSYVPKVLLAVVIALMDEAYFKVAVWLNDMENYRLDTEYENHLIYKVALFQFVNSFLSLFYIAFYLQDQERLKEQLAALLIARQVIGNLKESAVPYLIEQLRLARLSFELFGALSPSEARSPPGEENADENQKDAEDKSERSESGKSTQPRNVSQAELESSLYRVGHPTNSLLSDVTFKVSTKKYDGAFSEHLEMLSQLGYVCLFSSAFPLAAMAALLGNLLELRGDAFKLCFVLQRPFGRRVSNIGTWQNAMEAMGLVAIVVNCALIGLSGQVQRMFPEMSATQTILLIVALEHIMLGIRFIIICAIPDIPHWVATEMAKVEFLRREAVRRLSSTPSPEQQPATVIGRFVVSPADGESEEQQLLTDRTGDATTSSLPDTPTLASTTHTPSSPPTPSAASVPRISETPSAAQTPGSAGSSDIGSPFLTDNGMGSVRDLHNSPRCSIPGGERGRRSREWLATEPEASGGSDHYSHHLTIGPHGGVDWVRRLGLEPGARKSSDSEIGGSGTVSGSGDELTLHRSTDCIVSKELASSSDSDLLRSAPPWTVAHRNQKFRFSPERERERERAEKLQYQQHQRDIQDHKQQAAEKEKESGALSDSSKTISSQEEEKPTKEDREAKKTRVKQSLMKRARSVAIFSLKLKERRAREAELKAKEAEKEARWQQPQSCVGGELSCIPIEKLISVDDIAAMELRRLNH; from the exons ATGCCAGGCGGCGAGGGGTCCCCGATCAATCTCCTCGACCACCGTACATCGACCACTTCCGGCGAGTGCGCGAACAGTGACGAGGATGAGAGAACGACAGCCACCGCTTCCAGCACGATGACAACCGTCTCCGGGGGCGACGGTCTCAGACGGAGGAAGGTCATACACGCGGCCAAAGAAACCCTCGACAAAG CTTCCCGTCTCCTCAGACGGAAGATACCATGCACCGGCCACTTGATGACCCCCCGCCGCCTATGGATACAAAAGGTTCCAACTCAG GAATGCGACGTGGTGATGATGTTTCCAAGCGGAGCCAGCGACGAGACTCTGATGTGGCTTCTGGGTCGTCTTCGGGCTGGGACACCGGGCCTAGTTGTGCACGTGCGACACCACGCCTCGTCAGATAGCTACAGCTTCTACTTGACAGCCCCTTTTAGCGT ATTGTTGAAAGCAGCCGAGGAGGTACATTTACCGAAGACACTGCGACAGGAGTTCGGAGGAGGTCTGAAGGAGTTCGTTGGTACAGAATCGGGTTGCTTCGAAGGTAGCGACGACGAAGCACGATTCTTCACTACTCAGGAAAGGCAATCGTTGGTCCTGCACCTGCTGCATACTCTCAGAGCTGGACCTCAGGATCTTCACAGTCTGTCAGGTCTGAAGATGGTCGAAGGACAGGCAATTATTCCAAAGTGCATTTCCGCCGGGATCATATCCCAG GTCTTCCCTCTTCACGAATTGCCTGCGTTAGAGAAGTTACAAAGGACTTGGGTCCGCGCGTTCCTCAGCCCTCAACCCCTGGACGACATTTGTAAATACTTCGGTGTAAAGATTACCATGTATTTCGCCTGGCTCGGACATTACACCACCGCTTTAATCGTTCCAGCAGCAGTGGGTGCCATATATTGG GTCGGCATCATCGGCAGGAATCAAGCGGTGGAAGACGTAGCGTACGTTCTATTCTCCGTCTTCAACGTAATCTGGGCCACGGTTTATCTGGAGACCTGGAAGAGAAGAGGCGCCGAATTGGCCTACAGGTGGGGCACCTTGGATCAAAGAGACGACCTACTTGTCGAGCCTAGACCTTTGTTCACG GGTACGTTGGAGATCTCGCACGTGACAGGGAGACTGGAGCCAACTTATCCAAGGTGGAAGAGAAACATGTTTCGGTATTTCGTCAGCGTTCCCGTCATCGCTGCCTGCTTATTCTTCGTTTTCATCGTGATGATTCTCAGCTTTCAAATACAG GATTGGTGGGATGCTCGTCTAGAGTCGAGGGGATACGGTTTCTGGCTGAGCTACGTACCAAAAGTTTTACTCGCCGTGGTGATTGCATTAATGGACGAAGCTTACTTCAAAGTCGCCGTATGGTTAAACGACATGG AAAACTATCGGCTAGACACCGAGTACGAGAATCATCTGATCTACAAGGTGGCACTG TTTCAGTTTGTAAACTCCTTCCTATCGCTATTTTACATCGCCTTCTACCTACAAGATCAAGAGAGGCTGAAAGAG CAATTAGCCGCTCTACTGATAGCCCGTCAGGTGATCGGTAATCTGAAAGAATCCGCGGTACCATATCTGATCGAGCAGCTGAGGTTGGCACGTTTGAGCTTCGAGCTTTTCGGCGCGTTGAGCCCCAGCGAGGCGAGGTCACCACCGGGTGAGGAGAACGctgatgaaaaccagaaggaTGCCGAGGACAAAAGCGAACGATCCGAGAGCGGGAAGAGCACGCAACCGAGAAACGTCAGCCAGGCTGAGCTGGAAAGTTCCCTCTACAGAGTAGGGCATCCCACTAATTCTCTACTTAGTGACGTTACGTTCAAG GTATCGACGAAAAAG TACGATGGGGCGTTTTCGGAACACCTGGAAATGCTGTCGCAACTCGGTTACGTCTGCCTCTTCTCATCGGCTTTCCCTTTGGCTGCTATGGCAGCACTATTGGGAAATCTTCTCGAGCTACGAGGCGATGCCTTCAAGCTTTGCTTCGTGCTACAACGACCCTTCGGTAGAAGGGTTTCCAACATCGGTACTTGGCAA AACGCCATGGAAGCAATGGGTCTCGTCGCTATCGTAGTAaactgtgcattgatcggtctAAGCGGACAAGTGCAGCGAATGTTCCCTGAAATGTCTGCTACCCAAACGATCCTTCTAATAGTTGCCCTGGAACACATTATGCTCGGAATAAGGTTTATTATAATATGCGCGATTCCTGACATTCCGCACTGGGTAGCGACGGAAATGGCCAAAGTTGAATTCTTGAGAAGGGAGGCCGTTAGAAGGCTCTCCTCCACTCCGTCGCCTGAGCAACAACCGGCCACGGTGATAG GGAGATTCGTGGTGAGTCCAGCAGACGGAGAGAGCGAAGAACAACAACTGCTTACCGACCGTACCGGGGATGCGACCACCTCCAGTCTTCCAGACACACCGACTTTGGCGTCGACCACCCACACGCCGAGCAGCCCTCCGACACCTAGTGCAGCCTCCGTGCCAAGAATCTCGGAGACACCCTCCGCGGCTCAGACGCCGGGTAGCGCGGGAAGTAGCGACATCGGGTCGCCGTTCTTGACCGATAACGGCATGGGCAGCGTGCGGGATCTTCACAATTCTCCTAGGTGTTCCATTCCTGGCGGAGAACGAG GAAGACGTTCGAGAGAATGGCTAGCAACCGAGCCAGAAGCATCGGGTGGATCCGATCATTATAGCCATCATTTAACGATCGGACCTCACGGTGGTGTGGATTGGGTTCGAAGATTGGGTCTCGAGCCTGGTGCTCGAAAATCGAGCGATTCCGAAATCGGTGGGTCTGGGACGGTCAGTGGAAGCGGAGACGAACTGACTCTTCACAGATCCACCGATTGTATCGTCTCCAAAGAGCTTGCTTCTTCGTCGGACAGCGATCTACTTCG ATCGGCTCCACCGTGGACGGTAGCTCACAGAAATCAAAAGTTCCGTTTCTCCCCGGAGCGAGAGAGGGAACGAGAGAGGGCAGAGAAATTGCAGTATCAACAGCATCAACGAGATATCCAGGATCACAAACAACAGGCGGCTGAAAAGGAGAAAGAGTCCGGGGCTCTTTCGGATTCCAGTAAAACGATTTCTAgccaagaagaagagaaaccgACGAAGGAGGATCGGGAAGCGAAGAAAACCAGGGTGAAACAGAGCTTGATGAAGAGAGCCAGATCGGTCGCGATATTctcgttaaaattaaaagaacgCAGAGCCAGGGAGGCCGAATTAAAGGCGAAAGAAGCAGAGAAAGAAGCTAGGTGGCAACAGCCTCAATCGTGCGTCGGTGGCGAGCTCTCTTGCATTCCCATAGAAAAGCTTATATCCGTGGATGACATCGCAGCCATGGAATTACGCAGACTTAATCATTAG
- the LOC114871005 gene encoding anoctamin-8 isoform X3 has protein sequence MPGGEGSPINLLDHRTSTTSGECANSDEDERTTATASSTMTTVSGGDGLRRRKVIHAAKETLDKASRLLRRKIPCTGHLMTPRRLWIQKVPTQECDVVMMFPSGASDETLMWLLGRLRAGTPGLVVHVRHHASSDSYSFYLTAPFSVLLKAAEEVHLPKTLRQEFGGGLKEFVGTESGCFEGSDDEARFFTTQERQSLVLHLLHTLRAGPQDLHSLSGLKMVEGQAIIPKCISAGIISQVFPLHELPALEKLQRTWVRAFLSPQPLDDICKYFGVKITMYFAWLGHYTTALIVPAAVGAIYWVGIIGRNQAVEDVAYVLFSVFNVIWATVYLETWKRRGAELAYRWGTLDQRDDLLVEPRPLFTGTLEISHVTGRLEPTYPRWKRNMFRYFVSVPVIAACLFFVFIVMILSFQIQDWWDARLESRGYGFWLSYVPKVLLAVVIALMDEAYFKVAVWLNDMENYRLDTEYENHLIYKVALFQFVNSFLSLFYIAFYLQDQERLKEQLAALLIARQVIGNLKESAVPYLIEQLRLARLSFELFGALSPSEARSPPGEENADENQKDAEDKSERSESGKSTQPRNVSQAELESSLYRVGHPTNSLLSDVTFKVSTKKYDGAFSEHLEMLSQLGYVCLFSSAFPLAAMAALLGNLLELRGDAFKLCFVLQRPFGRRVSNIGTWQNAMEAMGLVAIVVNCALIGLSGQVQRMFPEMSATQTILLIVALEHIMLGIRFIIICAIPDIPHWVATEMAKVEFLRREAVRRLSSTPSPEQQPATVIADGESEEQQLLTDRTGDATTSSLPDTPTLASTTHTPSSPPTPSAASVPRISETPSAAQTPGSAGSSDIGSPFLTDNGMGSVRDLHNSPRCSIPGGERGRRSREWLATEPEASGGSDHYSHHLTIGPHGGVDWVRRLGLEPGARKSSDSEIGGSGTVSGSGDELTLHRSTDCIVSKELASSSDSDLLRSAPPWTVAHRNQKFRFSPERERERERAEKLQYQQHQRDIQDHKQQAAEKEKESGALSDSSKTISSQEEEKPTKEDREAKKTRVKQSLMKRARSVAIFSLKLKERRAREAELKAKEAEKEARWQQPQSCVGGELSCIPIEKLISVDDIAAMELRRLNH, from the exons ATGCCAGGCGGCGAGGGGTCCCCGATCAATCTCCTCGACCACCGTACATCGACCACTTCCGGCGAGTGCGCGAACAGTGACGAGGATGAGAGAACGACAGCCACCGCTTCCAGCACGATGACAACCGTCTCCGGGGGCGACGGTCTCAGACGGAGGAAGGTCATACACGCGGCCAAAGAAACCCTCGACAAAG CTTCCCGTCTCCTCAGACGGAAGATACCATGCACCGGCCACTTGATGACCCCCCGCCGCCTATGGATACAAAAGGTTCCAACTCAG GAATGCGACGTGGTGATGATGTTTCCAAGCGGAGCCAGCGACGAGACTCTGATGTGGCTTCTGGGTCGTCTTCGGGCTGGGACACCGGGCCTAGTTGTGCACGTGCGACACCACGCCTCGTCAGATAGCTACAGCTTCTACTTGACAGCCCCTTTTAGCGT ATTGTTGAAAGCAGCCGAGGAGGTACATTTACCGAAGACACTGCGACAGGAGTTCGGAGGAGGTCTGAAGGAGTTCGTTGGTACAGAATCGGGTTGCTTCGAAGGTAGCGACGACGAAGCACGATTCTTCACTACTCAGGAAAGGCAATCGTTGGTCCTGCACCTGCTGCATACTCTCAGAGCTGGACCTCAGGATCTTCACAGTCTGTCAGGTCTGAAGATGGTCGAAGGACAGGCAATTATTCCAAAGTGCATTTCCGCCGGGATCATATCCCAG GTCTTCCCTCTTCACGAATTGCCTGCGTTAGAGAAGTTACAAAGGACTTGGGTCCGCGCGTTCCTCAGCCCTCAACCCCTGGACGACATTTGTAAATACTTCGGTGTAAAGATTACCATGTATTTCGCCTGGCTCGGACATTACACCACCGCTTTAATCGTTCCAGCAGCAGTGGGTGCCATATATTGG GTCGGCATCATCGGCAGGAATCAAGCGGTGGAAGACGTAGCGTACGTTCTATTCTCCGTCTTCAACGTAATCTGGGCCACGGTTTATCTGGAGACCTGGAAGAGAAGAGGCGCCGAATTGGCCTACAGGTGGGGCACCTTGGATCAAAGAGACGACCTACTTGTCGAGCCTAGACCTTTGTTCACG GGTACGTTGGAGATCTCGCACGTGACAGGGAGACTGGAGCCAACTTATCCAAGGTGGAAGAGAAACATGTTTCGGTATTTCGTCAGCGTTCCCGTCATCGCTGCCTGCTTATTCTTCGTTTTCATCGTGATGATTCTCAGCTTTCAAATACAG GATTGGTGGGATGCTCGTCTAGAGTCGAGGGGATACGGTTTCTGGCTGAGCTACGTACCAAAAGTTTTACTCGCCGTGGTGATTGCATTAATGGACGAAGCTTACTTCAAAGTCGCCGTATGGTTAAACGACATGG AAAACTATCGGCTAGACACCGAGTACGAGAATCATCTGATCTACAAGGTGGCACTG TTTCAGTTTGTAAACTCCTTCCTATCGCTATTTTACATCGCCTTCTACCTACAAGATCAAGAGAGGCTGAAAGAG CAATTAGCCGCTCTACTGATAGCCCGTCAGGTGATCGGTAATCTGAAAGAATCCGCGGTACCATATCTGATCGAGCAGCTGAGGTTGGCACGTTTGAGCTTCGAGCTTTTCGGCGCGTTGAGCCCCAGCGAGGCGAGGTCACCACCGGGTGAGGAGAACGctgatgaaaaccagaaggaTGCCGAGGACAAAAGCGAACGATCCGAGAGCGGGAAGAGCACGCAACCGAGAAACGTCAGCCAGGCTGAGCTGGAAAGTTCCCTCTACAGAGTAGGGCATCCCACTAATTCTCTACTTAGTGACGTTACGTTCAAG GTATCGACGAAAAAG TACGATGGGGCGTTTTCGGAACACCTGGAAATGCTGTCGCAACTCGGTTACGTCTGCCTCTTCTCATCGGCTTTCCCTTTGGCTGCTATGGCAGCACTATTGGGAAATCTTCTCGAGCTACGAGGCGATGCCTTCAAGCTTTGCTTCGTGCTACAACGACCCTTCGGTAGAAGGGTTTCCAACATCGGTACTTGGCAA AACGCCATGGAAGCAATGGGTCTCGTCGCTATCGTAGTAaactgtgcattgatcggtctAAGCGGACAAGTGCAGCGAATGTTCCCTGAAATGTCTGCTACCCAAACGATCCTTCTAATAGTTGCCCTGGAACACATTATGCTCGGAATAAGGTTTATTATAATATGCGCGATTCCTGACATTCCGCACTGGGTAGCGACGGAAATGGCCAAAGTTGAATTCTTGAGAAGGGAGGCCGTTAGAAGGCTCTCCTCCACTCCGTCGCCTGAGCAACAACCGGCCACGGTGATAG CAGACGGAGAGAGCGAAGAACAACAACTGCTTACCGACCGTACCGGGGATGCGACCACCTCCAGTCTTCCAGACACACCGACTTTGGCGTCGACCACCCACACGCCGAGCAGCCCTCCGACACCTAGTGCAGCCTCCGTGCCAAGAATCTCGGAGACACCCTCCGCGGCTCAGACGCCGGGTAGCGCGGGAAGTAGCGACATCGGGTCGCCGTTCTTGACCGATAACGGCATGGGCAGCGTGCGGGATCTTCACAATTCTCCTAGGTGTTCCATTCCTGGCGGAGAACGAG GAAGACGTTCGAGAGAATGGCTAGCAACCGAGCCAGAAGCATCGGGTGGATCCGATCATTATAGCCATCATTTAACGATCGGACCTCACGGTGGTGTGGATTGGGTTCGAAGATTGGGTCTCGAGCCTGGTGCTCGAAAATCGAGCGATTCCGAAATCGGTGGGTCTGGGACGGTCAGTGGAAGCGGAGACGAACTGACTCTTCACAGATCCACCGATTGTATCGTCTCCAAAGAGCTTGCTTCTTCGTCGGACAGCGATCTACTTCG ATCGGCTCCACCGTGGACGGTAGCTCACAGAAATCAAAAGTTCCGTTTCTCCCCGGAGCGAGAGAGGGAACGAGAGAGGGCAGAGAAATTGCAGTATCAACAGCATCAACGAGATATCCAGGATCACAAACAACAGGCGGCTGAAAAGGAGAAAGAGTCCGGGGCTCTTTCGGATTCCAGTAAAACGATTTCTAgccaagaagaagagaaaccgACGAAGGAGGATCGGGAAGCGAAGAAAACCAGGGTGAAACAGAGCTTGATGAAGAGAGCCAGATCGGTCGCGATATTctcgttaaaattaaaagaacgCAGAGCCAGGGAGGCCGAATTAAAGGCGAAAGAAGCAGAGAAAGAAGCTAGGTGGCAACAGCCTCAATCGTGCGTCGGTGGCGAGCTCTCTTGCATTCCCATAGAAAAGCTTATATCCGTGGATGACATCGCAGCCATGGAATTACGCAGACTTAATCATTAG